In one window of Lynx canadensis isolate LIC74 chromosome A3, mLynCan4.pri.v2, whole genome shotgun sequence DNA:
- the CA3H2orf42 gene encoding uncharacterized protein C2orf42 homolog isoform X2 → MEPNSLRTKVPAFLSDLGKATLRGIRKCPRCGTYNGTRGLSCKNKTCGTIFRYGARKQPSVEAVKIITGSDLQVYSVRQRDRGPDHRCFVELGVSETTIQTVDGTIITQLSSGRCYVPSCLKAATQSVVENQCQHIKLAVNCQAEATPLTLKSSVLNAMQASPETKQTIWQLATEPTGPLVQRITKNILVVKCKASQKHSLGYLHTSFVQKISAKSLPERRFFCSCQALKSHKSNASKDEVAQRCIHFFACICAFASDETLAQEFSDFLNFDSSGLKEVIVPQLGCHSESTVSACESTASKPKKRKKEEVPACGQLLDEAQVTLSFQDWLASVTERIHQTMHYQFDGKPEPLVFHIPQSFFDALQQRISIGSAKKRLPNSTTAFVRKDALPLGTFSKYTWHITNILQVKQILDTPEMPLEITRSFIQNRDGTYELFKCPKVEVESIAETYGRIEKQPVLRPLELKTFLKVGNTSPDQKEPTPFIIEWIPDILPQSKIGELRIKFEYGHHRNGHVAEYQDQRPPLDQPLELAPLTTITFP, encoded by the exons ATGGAGCCAAACTCTCTGAGGACTAAAGTCCCAGCTTTCTTGTCTGATTTGGGGAAGGCCACATTGAGGGGAATCAGAAAGTGTCCCCGATGCGGCACATACAATGGAACCCGGGGACTGAGTTGTAAGAACAAGACATGTGGAACCATATTCCGCTACGGTGCACGGAAGCAGCCTAGTGTTGAAGCTGTCAAAATCATAACAGGCTCTGATCTGCAGGTTTACTCGGTGCGGCAAAGAGACCGGGGCCCCGATCACCGGTGCTTTGTGGAGCTAGGTGTGTCAGAGACGACAATCCAGACGGTGGATGGGACAATCATCACTCAGCTGAGCTCTGGACGATGTTATGTCCCCTCATGCCTGAAAGCTGCCACCCAGAGCGTTGTGGAGAATCAGTGCCAGCACATCAAGCTGGCAGTGAACTGCCAGGCAGAAGCCACCCCTCTGACTCTGAAAAGCTCAGTCCTGAATGCAATGCAGGCCTCCCCAGAAACCAAGCAGACCATCTGGCAGCTGGCCACAGAGCCCACAGGTCCCCTTGTACAGAGGATTACTAAAAACATTTTGGTGGTGAAATGCAAGGCAAGCCAGAAGCATAGTTTGGGGTATTTGCATACATCCTTTGTGCAGAAAATCAGTGCCAAAAGCTTGCCCGAGCGCCGGTTCTTCTGCTCCTGCCAGGCTCTGAAATCGCATAAGTCGAATGCCTCCAAGGATGAGGTGGCCCAGAGGTGTATTCATTTCTTTGCTTGCATCTGTGCCTTTGCCAGTGATGAGACATTGGCTCAGGAATTCTCAGACTTCCTAAATTTTGATTCCAGCG GTCTTAAAGAGGTTATTGTGCCCCAGTTAGGTTGCCATTCAGAATCGACAGTATCAGCTTGTGAGTCTACTGCCTCTAAgccaaagaagaggaaaaaagaggaagtacCTG cCTGTGGTCAGCTGTTAGATGAGGCTCAAGTGACCCTGTCCTTCCAAGACTGGCTGGCCAGTGTCACGGAACGCATCCATCAAACCATGCACTATCAGTTTGATG GCAAACCAGAGCCACTGGTGTTCCACATTCCTCAGTCCTTTTTTGATGCTCTGCAACAAAGAATATCTATAGGAAGTGCAAAGAAACGGCTTCCCAACTCCACCACAG CTTTTGTTCGGAAAGACGCCTTGCCACTGGGAACCTTTTCCAAGTATACCTGGCATATCACTAATATCCTGCAAGTTAAACAAATCTTAGATACTCCAGAG ATGCCCTTGGAAATCACTCGGAGTTTTATCCAGAACCGGGATGGGACTTACGAGCTGTTTAAATGCCCTAAAGTGGAAGTAGAGAGCATAGCAGAAACCTATGGTCGTATAGAAAAGCAACCTGTGCTGCGACCTTTGGAACTAAAAACTTTTCTCAAAGTTG GCAACACTTCCCCAGATCAAAAGGAGCCAACACCGTTCATCATTGAGTGGATTCCAGATATCCTTCCTCAGTCCAAGATTGGTGAGCTTCGGATCAAGTTTGAGTACGGTCACCACCGGAACGGGCATGTGGCGGAATACCAAGACCAGCGGCCACCGCTGGACCAGCCCTTGGAACTGGCGCCTCTGACCACCATCACTTTCCCTTGA
- the CA3H2orf42 gene encoding uncharacterized protein C2orf42 homolog isoform X1, giving the protein MEPNSLRTKVPAFLSDLGKATLRGIRKCPRCGTYNGTRGLSCKNKTCGTIFRYGARKQPSVEAVKIITGSDLQVYSVRQRDRGPDHRCFVELGVSETTIQTVDGTIITQLSSGRCYVPSCLKAATQSVVENQCQHIKLAVNCQAEATPLTLKSSVLNAMQASPETKQTIWQLATEPTGPLVQRITKNILVVKCKASQKHSLGYLHTSFVQKISAKSLPERRFFCSCQALKSHKSNASKDEVAQRCIHFFACICAFASDETLAQEFSDFLNFDSSGLKEVIVPQLGCHSESTVSACESTASKPKKRKKEEVPGAQTNSSLLPQDAVSSNLRKSGLKKPVVASSLKRQACGQLLDEAQVTLSFQDWLASVTERIHQTMHYQFDGKPEPLVFHIPQSFFDALQQRISIGSAKKRLPNSTTAFVRKDALPLGTFSKYTWHITNILQVKQILDTPEMPLEITRSFIQNRDGTYELFKCPKVEVESIAETYGRIEKQPVLRPLELKTFLKVGNTSPDQKEPTPFIIEWIPDILPQSKIGELRIKFEYGHHRNGHVAEYQDQRPPLDQPLELAPLTTITFP; this is encoded by the exons ATGGAGCCAAACTCTCTGAGGACTAAAGTCCCAGCTTTCTTGTCTGATTTGGGGAAGGCCACATTGAGGGGAATCAGAAAGTGTCCCCGATGCGGCACATACAATGGAACCCGGGGACTGAGTTGTAAGAACAAGACATGTGGAACCATATTCCGCTACGGTGCACGGAAGCAGCCTAGTGTTGAAGCTGTCAAAATCATAACAGGCTCTGATCTGCAGGTTTACTCGGTGCGGCAAAGAGACCGGGGCCCCGATCACCGGTGCTTTGTGGAGCTAGGTGTGTCAGAGACGACAATCCAGACGGTGGATGGGACAATCATCACTCAGCTGAGCTCTGGACGATGTTATGTCCCCTCATGCCTGAAAGCTGCCACCCAGAGCGTTGTGGAGAATCAGTGCCAGCACATCAAGCTGGCAGTGAACTGCCAGGCAGAAGCCACCCCTCTGACTCTGAAAAGCTCAGTCCTGAATGCAATGCAGGCCTCCCCAGAAACCAAGCAGACCATCTGGCAGCTGGCCACAGAGCCCACAGGTCCCCTTGTACAGAGGATTACTAAAAACATTTTGGTGGTGAAATGCAAGGCAAGCCAGAAGCATAGTTTGGGGTATTTGCATACATCCTTTGTGCAGAAAATCAGTGCCAAAAGCTTGCCCGAGCGCCGGTTCTTCTGCTCCTGCCAGGCTCTGAAATCGCATAAGTCGAATGCCTCCAAGGATGAGGTGGCCCAGAGGTGTATTCATTTCTTTGCTTGCATCTGTGCCTTTGCCAGTGATGAGACATTGGCTCAGGAATTCTCAGACTTCCTAAATTTTGATTCCAGCG GTCTTAAAGAGGTTATTGTGCCCCAGTTAGGTTGCCATTCAGAATCGACAGTATCAGCTTGTGAGTCTACTGCCTCTAAgccaaagaagaggaaaaaagaggaagtacCTG GTGCACAGACGAACAGTTCACTGCTGCCTCAGGATGCAGTGAGCAGTAATCTAAGGAAAAGTGGCCTGAAAAAACCTGTGGTTGCTTCTTCATTAAAAAGGCAGG cCTGTGGTCAGCTGTTAGATGAGGCTCAAGTGACCCTGTCCTTCCAAGACTGGCTGGCCAGTGTCACGGAACGCATCCATCAAACCATGCACTATCAGTTTGATG GCAAACCAGAGCCACTGGTGTTCCACATTCCTCAGTCCTTTTTTGATGCTCTGCAACAAAGAATATCTATAGGAAGTGCAAAGAAACGGCTTCCCAACTCCACCACAG CTTTTGTTCGGAAAGACGCCTTGCCACTGGGAACCTTTTCCAAGTATACCTGGCATATCACTAATATCCTGCAAGTTAAACAAATCTTAGATACTCCAGAG ATGCCCTTGGAAATCACTCGGAGTTTTATCCAGAACCGGGATGGGACTTACGAGCTGTTTAAATGCCCTAAAGTGGAAGTAGAGAGCATAGCAGAAACCTATGGTCGTATAGAAAAGCAACCTGTGCTGCGACCTTTGGAACTAAAAACTTTTCTCAAAGTTG GCAACACTTCCCCAGATCAAAAGGAGCCAACACCGTTCATCATTGAGTGGATTCCAGATATCCTTCCTCAGTCCAAGATTGGTGAGCTTCGGATCAAGTTTGAGTACGGTCACCACCGGAACGGGCATGTGGCGGAATACCAAGACCAGCGGCCACCGCTGGACCAGCCCTTGGAACTGGCGCCTCTGACCACCATCACTTTCCCTTGA